The Candidatus Dadabacteria bacterium genome has a segment encoding these proteins:
- a CDS encoding ATP-binding protein → MSVKVDRWQSAAFKALMRERRIVLLAGPRQCGKTTLVRQLASDTVEYRTLDDATFAEFAESDPEGFVRRGGKTKTLIIDEVQRVPRLLPAIKKAVDEDNSPGQFILTGSANIASMPAVRESLAGRIAKVRLRPFSQAEISGAAPDFIDRCFRKDFTGGKVPGAGGRERTIETALRGGFPEAVKLKSGRARARWHNDYIAALLERDLSDIARIRRHEAMRELTRTLAAWSTRQMDVAGIGGKLGIRRPTLESYINALEALFVIERVPPWTKTDYGRVGKRSKLLMADSGLMASILGFRAGRVGRDSDSAGKLVETYVHNELAAHADPAGGKYEIYHYRDREGREIDFIIERDDGALLGVEVKAAATARKEDFKHLAWFRDNMAGKRRFVGVVLYAGGHAGSFGKGLWAVPIDGLSGKF, encoded by the coding sequence ATGAGTGTAAAAGTAGACAGATGGCAGAGCGCGGCTTTCAAGGCGCTTATGCGCGAGCGGCGGATTGTGCTGCTTGCCGGGCCCCGCCAGTGCGGCAAGACAACCCTTGTCAGGCAACTTGCCTCCGATACCGTTGAATACCGCACTTTGGATGACGCCACTTTTGCGGAATTTGCGGAGTCAGACCCGGAAGGGTTTGTGCGTCGCGGCGGGAAAACCAAGACTCTTATTATTGATGAAGTCCAGCGGGTTCCGCGCTTGCTTCCCGCGATAAAGAAGGCCGTGGATGAAGACAACAGCCCCGGTCAGTTTATCCTGACGGGGTCGGCAAACATCGCTTCCATGCCCGCCGTGCGTGAATCCCTTGCCGGGCGGATTGCGAAGGTCCGCCTCAGGCCGTTCTCGCAGGCGGAGATATCCGGAGCCGCCCCTGATTTTATAGACCGTTGTTTCAGGAAGGATTTCACCGGCGGCAAAGTTCCCGGCGCGGGCGGCCGGGAGCGGACAATAGAAACGGCGTTGAGGGGCGGGTTTCCCGAAGCGGTAAAATTGAAGAGCGGCCGCGCCCGCGCCCGCTGGCACAACGACTATATTGCCGCCCTGCTGGAACGCGACCTTTCAGACATCGCCCGCATCCGGCGGCACGAGGCGATGCGCGAACTGACAAGGACGCTGGCGGCGTGGTCAACAAGGCAGATGGATGTGGCGGGCATAGGCGGAAAACTGGGCATCCGCCGCCCTACGCTGGAGTCTTACATAAACGCGCTGGAGGCGTTGTTTGTGATTGAGCGTGTGCCTCCGTGGACAAAAACCGACTACGGGCGGGTTGGAAAGCGCAGCAAGTTGCTTATGGCCGACAGCGGCCTGATGGCTTCAATTCTCGGTTTCCGCGCGGGGAGGGTCGGAAGGGATTCCGACAGCGCGGGCAAACTGGTGGAGACTTATGTTCACAACGAACTGGCGGCTCATGCGGACCCGGCGGGCGGCAAATACGAGATATACCACTACCGTGACCGAGAGGGGCGGGAGATAGATTTCATCATTGAGAGGGATGACGGCGCTTTGCTGGGTGTGGAGGTCAAAGCCGCCGCTACTGCGAGGAAAGAGGATTTCAAACATCTGGCGTGGTTTCGCGACAACATGGCGGGCAAGCGGCGGTTTGTGGGCGTTGTTCTTTACGCCGGCGGACATGCGGGCAGTTTTGGAAAAGGACTGTGGGCTGTGCCAATTGACGGGTTGAGCGGCAAGTTTTGA